Proteins encoded in a region of the Pseudomonas syringae KCTC 12500 genome:
- a CDS encoding SPOR domain-containing protein, which produces MTSLHADEAFLGHYQLSHDPFAARVPGFKFFPAQRKPVLGQLHHLARYSQLLLAVTGPQGSGKTLLRQALVASTNKQSVQSVVISARGAGDAAGVLQQVAQALSVAQAEMQSILSQVVQLGLTGQEVYLLVDDAEQLGDSALEALLGLAAGTPEGRPHVFLFGEPSLLDRLDQMCADLQGDVEGERFHVIELQPYTEEETREYLAQRLEGAGQGIALFTADQITDIHEQSDGWPGAINQVARDSMIEAMIASRSAVKRPSVGFKMPKKHVLALGAVVIVAVAAAVLIPGRGDKTGTPANAPASAQAQLPLGEGKPTAQQSNNGSPAIEFAGNSQPMPLPMNGNQPVMRGPLAEAAGSSDSDEDAVPTGSPAQPPTVTTTAPPAGVPAGQAAAQTPRSSIPAPTPAPAAKPAPAQTQVATAKPAPAPAAKPAEKPAAAAAKPAAGGSWYSSQAPGHYVVQILGTSSEATAQAYVAEQGGEYRYFKKTLQGKPLYVVTYGNFPDRAAALAAIKVLPAKVQAGKPWPRTVASVQQELGATR; this is translated from the coding sequence ATGACTAGTTTGCATGCCGACGAGGCCTTCCTCGGCCATTATCAGTTGAGTCATGACCCCTTTGCGGCGCGGGTACCTGGCTTCAAATTCTTTCCTGCCCAACGCAAGCCTGTGCTGGGTCAGCTTCATCATCTGGCGCGCTACAGTCAGCTGCTGCTGGCGGTAACCGGGCCTCAGGGCAGCGGCAAGACCCTGCTGCGCCAGGCACTGGTGGCAAGCACCAACAAGCAGTCTGTGCAAAGTGTCGTGATTTCTGCGCGCGGTGCCGGCGATGCCGCGGGCGTGCTGCAGCAGGTCGCGCAGGCGCTGAGCGTCGCGCAGGCTGAAATGCAGTCGATCCTGTCGCAGGTCGTGCAACTCGGGCTGACCGGCCAGGAAGTCTACTTGCTGGTTGACGATGCGGAACAACTTGGCGATTCGGCGCTCGAAGCGTTGCTGGGTCTTGCTGCGGGAACGCCTGAGGGGCGTCCGCATGTATTCCTGTTCGGAGAGCCATCGCTGCTCGATCGTCTCGATCAGATGTGTGCCGACCTGCAGGGCGATGTTGAAGGCGAACGCTTTCACGTCATCGAGCTGCAACCCTATACGGAAGAGGAAACCCGGGAGTATCTGGCTCAGCGTCTGGAGGGTGCAGGGCAGGGAATCGCGTTGTTCACCGCCGACCAGATCACCGATATTCATGAACAGTCCGATGGCTGGCCTGGCGCAATCAACCAGGTAGCCCGCGATTCAATGATCGAGGCGATGATCGCGAGTCGTTCCGCGGTCAAGCGTCCAAGTGTGGGGTTCAAAATGCCGAAAAAACACGTATTGGCCTTGGGTGCCGTTGTCATAGTGGCCGTGGCAGCAGCCGTGCTGATCCCGGGTCGCGGCGACAAGACGGGTACACCCGCCAATGCCCCGGCTTCCGCTCAGGCGCAACTGCCGCTGGGTGAAGGCAAGCCAACTGCTCAACAATCCAACAACGGCAGCCCGGCCATCGAATTCGCTGGCAATTCCCAGCCGATGCCGTTGCCGATGAATGGCAACCAGCCGGTGATGCGCGGTCCTCTGGCCGAAGCCGCCGGTTCCAGTGATTCCGACGAAGACGCCGTGCCGACAGGTTCGCCTGCCCAGCCGCCGACCGTGACCACTACTGCGCCGCCAGCCGGTGTTCCGGCAGGTCAGGCCGCAGCGCAGACGCCTCGTTCGTCCATCCCTGCACCGACCCCGGCGCCAGCTGCCAAGCCGGCACCTGCGCAAACTCAGGTCGCCACAGCCAAGCCAGCCCCGGCTCCTGCGGCCAAACCGGCTGAAAAACCGGCAGCGGCCGCGGCCAAACCGGCTGCCGGCGGTAGCTGGTACAGCAGCCAGGCACCAGGCCACTATGTGGTGCAGATTCTCGGCACCAGTTCCGAAGCGACGGCCCAGGCCTACGTTGCAGAGCAGGGTGGCGAGTATCGTTATTTCAAGAAAACCCTGCAGGGCAAGCCGCTGTACGTTGTGACGTATGGCAACTTTCCTGACCGCGCTGCCGCCCTGGCAGCCATCAAGGTATTGCCAGCCAAGGTTCAGGCTGGTAAACCTTGGCCTCGTACTGTCGCCAGCGTCCAACAAGAGCTCGGCGCCACTCGTTAA
- the gltB gene encoding glutamate synthase large subunit produces the protein MKAGLYQPDEFKDNCGFGLIAHMQGEPSHHLLQTAVQALTCMTHRGGINADGKTGDGCGLLIQKPDGFLRAIAKQHFNVDLPRQYAVGMVFLNQDDARADAARENMNREILAEGLDLVGWRQVPIDTSVLGRLALERLPKIEQVFIGGEGLSDQEFAIKLFSARRRSSVSNAADTDHYICSFSHKTIIYKGLMMPADLTAFFPDLSDERLQTAICVFHQRFSTNTLPKWPLAQPFRFLAHNGEINTITGNRNWAQARRTKFTNDLMDLDELGPLVNRVGSDSSSMDNMLELMVTGGIDLFRGVRMIIPPAWQNVETMDPDLRAFYEYNSMHMEPWDGPAGVVMTEGRHAVCLLDRNGLRPARWVTTKNGYITLASEIGVWDYKPEDVIAKGRVGPGQIFAVDTETGQILDTDAIDNRLKSRHPYKQWLRKNALRIQATMEDNDHGSAFYDSEQLKQYMKMYQVTFEERDQVLRPLGEQGQEAVGSMGDDTPMAVLSRRVRSPYDYFRQQFAQVTNPPIDPLREAIVMSLEICLGAERNIFQESPEHASRVILSSPVISPAKWRSLMNLERPGFERHIIDLNYDESLGLEAAVRSVADQAEEAVRAGHTLIVLSDRHIAPGKLPVHASLAVGAVHHRLTERGLRCDSNILVETATARDPHHFAVLIGFGASAVYPFLAYEVLGDLIRTGEVLGDLYEVFKNYRKGITKGLLKILSKMGISTVASYRGAQLFEAIGLSEEVCDLSFRGVPSRLKGARFVDIEAEQKALAAEAWSPRKPIQQGGLLKFVFGGEYHAYNPDVVSTLQAAVQQGDYSKFKEYTSLVDQRPVSMIRDLLQVRTIDQPLNIDEIEPLSEIFKRFDSAGISLGALSPEAHEALAEAMNRLGARSNSGEGGEDPARYGTVRSSKIKQIATGRFGVTPEYLVNADVLQIKVAQGAKPGEGGQLPGGKVNGLIAKLRYAVPGVTLISPPPHHDIYSIEDLSQLIFDLKQVNPAALVSVKLVAEAGVGTIAAGVAKAYADLITISGYDGGTGASPLTSIKYAGAPWELGLAETHQTLRGNDLRGKVRVQTDGGLKTGLDVIKAAILGAESFGFGTAPMIALGCKYLRICHLNNCATGVATQNEKLRKDHYIGTVDMVINFFTYVAEETREWLAKLGVRSLEELIGRTDLLDILPGETEKQQHLDLTPLLGSDHIPADKPQFSQVDRNPPFDKGLLAEKMVEMAKPAIESLSGGDYELDICNCDRSIGARISGEIARLHGNQGMNKAPVTFRFKGTAGQSFGVWNAGGLNMYLEGDANDYVGKGMTAGKLVIVPPKGSPFKTNESAIIGNTCLYGATGGKLFAAGTAGERFAVRNSGAHTVVEGTGDHCCEYMTGGFVCVLGKTGYNFGSGMTGGFAYVLDLDNTFVDLVNHELVEIQRISGESMEAYRTHLQSVLNEYVAETDSEWGRNIAENLDDYLRRFWLVKPKAANLKSLLSSTRANPQ, from the coding sequence ATGAAAGCAGGTCTGTACCAACCAGATGAATTCAAGGATAACTGCGGCTTCGGCCTGATCGCTCATATGCAGGGCGAGCCCAGTCATCACCTGTTGCAGACGGCCGTTCAGGCCCTGACCTGCATGACCCACCGTGGCGGTATCAACGCCGACGGCAAGACCGGCGACGGTTGCGGTCTGTTGATTCAGAAGCCCGATGGCTTCCTGCGTGCGATCGCCAAGCAACATTTCAACGTCGATCTGCCCCGCCAATATGCTGTGGGCATGGTGTTCCTCAATCAGGACGACGCCAGGGCCGACGCTGCGCGCGAAAACATGAACCGCGAAATCCTCGCCGAAGGCCTGGATCTGGTGGGCTGGCGTCAGGTGCCGATCGATACCAGCGTTCTGGGTCGCCTGGCGCTGGAGCGCCTGCCGAAAATCGAGCAAGTATTCATTGGTGGTGAAGGCCTGAGCGATCAGGAATTCGCCATCAAACTGTTCAGTGCGCGTCGCCGCTCGTCGGTGTCCAACGCCGCAGATACCGATCACTACATCTGCAGCTTTTCGCACAAGACCATCATTTACAAAGGCCTGATGATGCCGGCCGACCTCACGGCCTTCTTCCCGGACCTGAGCGACGAGCGTCTGCAGACCGCTATCTGCGTGTTCCACCAGCGCTTCTCCACCAATACCTTGCCGAAATGGCCGCTGGCGCAGCCGTTCCGCTTCCTCGCCCACAACGGCGAGATCAACACCATTACCGGCAACCGCAACTGGGCACAGGCGCGGCGCACCAAGTTCACCAACGATCTGATGGATCTGGACGAACTGGGCCCGCTGGTCAACCGCGTGGGTTCTGACTCGTCGAGCATGGACAACATGCTTGAGCTGATGGTCACCGGCGGCATCGATCTGTTCCGTGGCGTGCGCATGATCATTCCGCCTGCGTGGCAGAACGTCGAGACCATGGACCCGGACCTGCGGGCGTTCTATGAGTACAACTCCATGCACATGGAGCCGTGGGACGGCCCTGCGGGCGTGGTCATGACCGAAGGTCGTCATGCGGTCTGCCTGCTCGACCGCAACGGCCTGCGCCCGGCGCGCTGGGTCACGACCAAGAACGGCTACATCACCCTCGCATCGGAAATCGGCGTGTGGGATTACAAACCCGAAGATGTCATCGCCAAGGGCCGTGTCGGTCCGGGGCAGATCTTTGCCGTGGACACCGAAACCGGTCAGATCCTCGACACCGATGCTATCGACAACCGCCTCAAGTCGCGTCATCCGTACAAGCAATGGCTGCGCAAGAATGCCCTGCGCATTCAGGCGACCATGGAAGACAATGACCACGGTTCGGCTTTTTACGACAGCGAGCAGCTCAAGCAGTACATGAAGATGTATCAGGTCACGTTCGAAGAGCGTGATCAGGTGCTGCGTCCGCTGGGCGAGCAGGGTCAGGAAGCCGTAGGCTCGATGGGTGACGACACGCCAATGGCCGTGCTGTCGCGTCGTGTGCGTTCGCCTTACGATTACTTCCGTCAGCAGTTCGCGCAGGTGACCAACCCGCCGATCGACCCGCTGCGTGAAGCCATTGTCATGTCGCTGGAGATCTGCCTTGGTGCCGAGCGCAATATCTTCCAGGAGTCGCCGGAGCACGCCTCGCGCGTGATCCTCAGCTCGCCGGTCATTTCGCCAGCCAAATGGCGCTCGCTGATGAACCTGGAGCGTCCAGGGTTCGAGCGCCATATCATTGACCTGAACTACGATGAAAGCCTGGGCCTTGAAGCCGCTGTGCGCAGCGTTGCCGATCAGGCCGAAGAAGCCGTGCGTGCCGGTCATACGCTGATCGTGCTGAGCGACCGACACATTGCGCCGGGCAAGCTGCCGGTGCACGCCTCTCTGGCGGTCGGCGCGGTTCACCACCGTCTGACCGAGCGGGGTCTGCGCTGCGACAGCAACATTCTGGTCGAAACCGCGACGGCGCGTGACCCGCACCATTTCGCCGTGCTGATCGGCTTCGGCGCCTCGGCGGTCTATCCGTTCCTGGCCTACGAAGTGCTGGGCGACCTGATCCGTACCGGCGAAGTACTGGGCGATCTGTACGAAGTCTTCAAGAACTACCGCAAAGGCATCACCAAGGGCCTGCTCAAGATCCTCTCGAAGATGGGCATCTCGACCGTTGCGTCCTACCGTGGCGCGCAGTTGTTCGAAGCCATTGGCCTGTCCGAGGAAGTCTGCGACCTCAGCTTCCGCGGTGTACCGAGCCGCCTGAAGGGCGCGCGCTTCGTCGACATCGAAGCCGAACAGAAGGCGCTGGCTGCCGAAGCCTGGAGCCCGCGCAAGCCGATCCAGCAAGGCGGCCTGCTCAAGTTCGTGTTTGGTGGTGAGTACCACGCCTACAACCCGGACGTGGTCAGCACCCTGCAGGCCGCCGTGCAGCAGGGCGACTACAGCAAGTTCAAGGAATACACCTCACTGGTGGACCAGCGTCCGGTGTCGATGATTCGTGACCTGCTGCAGGTCAGGACAATCGATCAGCCGCTGAACATCGACGAAATCGAGCCGCTGAGCGAAATCTTCAAGCGCTTCGACTCGGCCGGTATTTCTCTGGGCGCTTTGTCGCCCGAGGCCCACGAAGCGTTGGCCGAGGCGATGAACCGTCTGGGCGCGCGCTCCAACTCCGGTGAGGGTGGCGAAGACCCGGCCCGTTACGGCACGGTCCGCAGTTCCAAGATCAAGCAGATCGCGACGGGCCGCTTTGGCGTGACGCCCGAGTATCTGGTCAATGCCGATGTGCTGCAGATCAAGGTCGCGCAGGGCGCCAAGCCGGGCGAGGGCGGGCAACTGCCGGGCGGCAAGGTCAATGGCCTGATCGCCAAGCTGCGTTATGCAGTACCGGGCGTGACGCTGATTTCGCCGCCTCCACACCACGACATCTATTCCATCGAAGACTTGTCGCAGCTGATTTTTGACCTGAAACAGGTCAACCCGGCGGCGCTGGTCTCGGTAAAGCTGGTGGCAGAAGCGGGCGTCGGCACCATTGCCGCCGGTGTCGCCAAGGCCTATGCCGACCTGATCACCATTTCCGGTTACGACGGTGGCACCGGCGCATCGCCGCTGACCTCGATCAAATACGCCGGTGCGCCGTGGGAGCTTGGGCTGGCCGAAACCCACCAGACCCTGCGTGGCAACGACCTGCGCGGCAAGGTTCGGGTACAAACCGACGGTGGTCTGAAAACCGGCCTGGACGTGATCAAGGCTGCCATCCTCGGGGCCGAAAGCTTCGGCTTCGGCACCGCGCCGATGATCGCGCTGGGCTGCAAATACCTGCGTATCTGCCACCTGAACAACTGCGCCACCGGCGTAGCGACCCAGAACGAAAAGCTGCGCAAGGACCATTACATCGGCACCGTCGACATGGTGATCAACTTCTTCACCTACGTGGCGGAAGAAACCCGCGAGTGGCTGGCCAAGCTGGGTGTTCGCTCACTGGAAGAGCTGATCGGCCGCACCGACCTGCTGGACATCCTGCCGGGCGAAACCGAGAAGCAGCAGCATCTGGACCTGACACCGTTGCTGGGCAGCGACCACATTCCGGCCGACAAGCCTCAGTTCAGCCAGGTGGATCGCAACCCGCCGTTCGACAAAGGCTTGCTGGCCGAGAAGATGGTGGAGATGGCCAAGCCGGCCATCGAGTCGCTCAGCGGTGGCGACTACGAACTGGATATCTGCAACTGCGACCGTTCGATCGGCGCGCGCATCTCTGGCGAAATCGCCAGACTGCACGGCAATCAGGGCATGAACAAGGCACCTGTCACCTTCCGCTTCAAGGGCACTGCCGGTCAGAGCTTCGGGGTGTGGAACGCCGGTGGCCTGAACATGTATCTGGAAGGCGATGCCAACGACTACGTCGGCAAGGGCATGACCGCTGGCAAGCTGGTAATCGTGCCGCCCAAGGGCAGCCCGTTCAAGACCAACGAAAGTGCGATTATCGGCAACACCTGCCTGTACGGCGCAACCGGCGGCAAGCTGTTTGCGGCAGGTACGGCAGGCGAGCGTTTCGCCGTGCGTAACTCCGGTGCTCATACTGTCGTTGAAGGCACTGGCGATCATTGCTGCGAATACATGACGGGTGGTTTCGTCTGCGTACTGGGCAAGACCGGCTACAACTTCGGTTCCGGCATGACCGGCGGTTTCGCCTACGTGCTCGACCTGGACAACACCTTCGTTGACCTCGTTAACCATGAACTGGTCGAGATACAGCGTATCAGCGGCGAATCGATGGAGGCTTACCGCACTCACCTGCAAAGCGTCCTGAATGAGTACGTCGCGGAAACCGACAGCGAATGGGGCCGCAATATCGCGGAAAACCTGGACGACTACCTGCGTCGTTTCTGGCTGGTCAAGCCCAAGGCTGCCAACCTGAAATCGCTGCTGTCCAGCACTCGGGCGAATCCGCAGTAA